A section of the Bryobacteraceae bacterium genome encodes:
- a CDS encoding RND transporter — protein sequence MKRAALALVLLGLLAGCQKEPPRAAPAPAAGAAAQPVVQLDAALLAQAGVRVEPVQERRVPVTVRANGRLAANEEHTWRVGAITDGRIIQVLVRVGDRVEKGQVLARMFSHDVHESRAMYRRAVAEYNRLQSNLEYARRQRDRIRRLLEMKAASQEQLDTAENELRNAETALRAAEIEVNRTRQHLVEFLEIPIEGPDHREPGADSYSEADLIPIRAPASGVVISRLVTAGSVVQASSELFIISDLSSIWVIAALQEEFLSRVRPGMAARVSVQAYPDRPFVGRVLRVNEKLDPETRTVQAIIEIDNRHGLLKPEMYGVVELESGASEQGLYVLQSAIQDVSGQPTVFVETGPGRFEPRPVEPGRAIDRLVEVRRGLRAGERVAVEGGFVLKSQLLKSTLSEE from the coding sequence ATGAAGCGGGCCGCGCTCGCGCTCGTTCTTCTGGGTCTGCTGGCCGGCTGCCAGAAGGAGCCGCCGCGGGCCGCGCCGGCGCCGGCCGCGGGCGCCGCGGCCCAGCCCGTCGTACAGCTGGATGCCGCATTGCTTGCCCAGGCGGGCGTCCGGGTGGAGCCGGTGCAGGAGCGCCGTGTCCCGGTCACCGTGCGCGCCAACGGACGGCTGGCGGCGAACGAGGAACACACCTGGCGCGTGGGCGCCATCACGGACGGCCGCATCATCCAGGTGCTGGTGCGCGTGGGAGACCGCGTGGAAAAGGGCCAGGTGCTGGCGCGGATGTTCAGCCATGACGTGCACGAGTCCCGGGCCATGTACCGCCGCGCCGTGGCTGAATACAACCGGCTTCAGTCCAACCTCGAATACGCCCGCCGCCAGCGGGACCGCATCCGGCGGCTGCTGGAGATGAAAGCGGCCAGCCAGGAACAGCTCGACACGGCGGAAAACGAGCTGCGCAATGCCGAGACCGCGCTGCGCGCCGCGGAAATCGAAGTCAACCGCACGCGCCAGCATCTGGTGGAATTCCTCGAGATCCCCATCGAGGGGCCGGATCACCGGGAACCCGGCGCGGACTCCTATTCGGAGGCGGACCTGATTCCCATCCGCGCGCCCGCCTCCGGCGTCGTGATCTCGCGGCTGGTGACCGCCGGCAGCGTCGTTCAGGCCTCCAGCGAACTGTTCATCATCAGCGATCTTTCCAGCATCTGGGTGATCGCCGCCCTGCAGGAAGAGTTCCTCTCGCGCGTGAGGCCCGGCATGGCGGCGCGCGTTTCCGTGCAGGCCTACCCGGACCGGCCCTTCGTGGGGCGCGTCCTCCGGGTCAATGAAAAACTCGATCCAGAGACCCGCACCGTGCAGGCGATCATCGAAATCGACAATCGCCACGGGCTGCTCAAGCCCGAGATGTACGGGGTGGTGGAGCTCGAATCCGGCGCAAGCGAACAGGGCCTGTACGTGCTGCAAAGCGCCATCCAGGACGTGAGCGGCCAGCCGACGGTGTTTGTCGAAACCGGGCCGGGACGGTTCGAGCCGCGCCCGGTGGAACCGGGCCGCGCCATCGACCGGCTGGTCGAGGTCCGGCGCGGGCTGCGAGCCGGCGAGCGTGTGGCCGTCGAAGGCGGATTCGTGCTGAAGTCCCAACTGCTGAAGTCGACGCTCAGCGAGGAATAG